The Thermoanaerobacterales bacterium genome has a window encoding:
- a CDS encoding TlyA family RNA methyltransferase has product MERRRLDVYLVQKGFFPSRERARSAVMAGHVYVSGRCVDKPGTPVPPDAVVEVRGTDRPYVSRGGLKLEGAITAFGIDLRGKVVLDAGASTGGFTDCALQHGARRVYAVDVGYGQLDWSLRTDPRVTVLERANIRYLDSEALDESPDFVTVDLSFISLGKVLPNIDRLVAADAEAMLLVKPQFEAGPEKVGKKGVVRDPAVHAEVLGRVLDTVRGLGWQVRGVAFSPIRGPEGNIEYLVYATKRHDPEREWRGTVGAVVEKAHAALGSGK; this is encoded by the coding sequence ATGGAACGGCGGCGCCTTGACGTGTATCTGGTGCAGAAAGGCTTTTTCCCGTCCCGTGAACGGGCCCGGTCGGCGGTCATGGCCGGGCATGTTTATGTGTCCGGGCGGTGCGTGGATAAGCCCGGTACCCCTGTCCCGCCGGACGCGGTTGTGGAGGTACGGGGCACCGACCGTCCTTACGTCAGCCGCGGCGGGCTTAAGCTGGAAGGCGCCATCACCGCCTTCGGTATCGACCTCCGGGGAAAGGTCGTCCTCGATGCCGGAGCATCGACCGGCGGGTTCACCGACTGCGCCCTGCAACACGGGGCACGGCGTGTTTACGCCGTGGATGTCGGCTATGGCCAGCTGGACTGGTCCCTGCGTACCGACCCGCGGGTCACCGTTCTGGAGCGCGCCAACATCCGCTACCTGGACTCCGAGGCGTTGGATGAAAGTCCGGACTTCGTTACCGTTGACCTTTCGTTTATCTCGCTGGGCAAGGTTCTCCCGAATATCGACCGCCTGGTGGCGGCTGATGCCGAGGCTATGCTGCTGGTGAAGCCCCAGTTCGAGGCCGGGCCGGAGAAGGTGGGGAAAAAGGGCGTCGTACGCGATCCCGCCGTGCACGCCGAGGTCCTCGGCCGGGTGCTGGATACCGTCCGGGGTCTCGGGTGGCAGGTCCGGGGAGTCGCCTTTTCGCCCATCCGCGGGCCGGAGGGGAACATCGAATACCTGGTCTACGCCACGAAGCGGCACGATCCGGAGCGGGAATGGCGGGGCACGGTGGGCGCCGTGGTAGAGAAGGCCCATGCCGCCCTGGGAAGCGGGAAGTGA